In a single window of the Olivibacter sp. SDN3 genome:
- the xseB gene encoding exodeoxyribonuclease VII small subunit translates to MSNQLSYTAAFEELKTIVEEIEDGEITVDDLSDKVKRAALLIKICKSKLTETEADVNKILEDLDREGTGEES, encoded by the coding sequence ATGAGTAATCAATTATCCTATACAGCAGCTTTTGAAGAATTAAAGACCATCGTAGAAGAAATTGAAGATGGAGAAATAACCGTTGACGATCTTTCTGACAAGGTAAAGAGAGCTGCTTTACTCATCAAAATATGTAAGAGTAAGTTAACGGAAACCGAAGCTGATGTAAACAAAATCCTGGAGGACTTAGATCGCGAGGGTACCGGAGAAGAATCTTAA
- the xseA gene encoding exodeoxyribonuclease VII large subunit codes for MPEIIAEKTIFTLAEVARSIQKTLQDRYRSVYWIKAEMNKLNHYSHSGHCYPELLEKKDGKVIAEIRSTLWKGDYQRINQHFLELTKEPLKNGIRVLLQASITYDPIHGLSLHIVDIDPSFSLGELEREKQLSIETLKSHGIFDNNKQLSFPLLPKRIAIISVETSKGYADFLKIIDGNPYGYYFEHQLFPALLQGDKSVSSIIKQLKEVAKHADHFDVVAIIRGGGGEIGLSSYNHLDLATAIATFPIPVITGIGHATNETVSEMVAYKNAITPSELADYLMQHFHRFAQPITNAEKVLQLKTKQLLREKNEALESTIKYFRISTLNIVKHHKQQTSSLLIYLLQHSKYRLAHVRSTFRQNENQLLVQTKHVIINGQSNIGHLAQRLKRENVHLGKHFKNNLLQLKDRLTAQVELTSTENQSVLKDAEHRLSLQSKSYLQLKQKDIGSWERHLSLLDPHQVLKRGYSITLKAGKAITDASTVNMGNQIKTIFAFGEVQSEVTFVKASKKTDTHE; via the coding sequence ATGCCCGAGATCATAGCAGAGAAAACCATTTTCACTTTAGCGGAGGTAGCACGCAGTATCCAGAAAACCCTTCAAGATCGTTATCGGAGTGTTTATTGGATCAAAGCCGAAATGAACAAACTTAATCATTATTCGCATTCCGGGCACTGCTATCCTGAGCTATTGGAAAAAAAAGATGGAAAGGTAATTGCAGAAATACGTTCCACCTTATGGAAGGGGGATTACCAGCGCATCAATCAGCACTTTTTGGAGCTTACTAAAGAACCTTTAAAAAACGGTATCCGAGTGTTACTCCAAGCATCCATTACCTATGACCCGATTCATGGGTTGAGTTTGCATATCGTAGACATTGATCCTTCGTTTTCTTTGGGAGAGCTGGAGCGGGAGAAGCAGCTCAGCATCGAAACGCTCAAAAGTCATGGCATATTTGATAACAACAAACAACTATCTTTTCCCCTGCTTCCAAAACGGATAGCCATCATCTCCGTAGAAACAAGTAAAGGGTATGCGGATTTTCTGAAAATAATAGACGGAAACCCTTATGGTTATTATTTTGAACATCAGCTATTTCCAGCTTTGTTACAAGGTGATAAATCCGTTTCTTCCATCATCAAACAACTTAAAGAAGTTGCTAAACATGCTGACCATTTTGACGTTGTTGCTATTATCCGTGGTGGAGGGGGTGAAATAGGCCTATCCTCCTATAATCATTTGGATTTGGCCACAGCCATCGCCACTTTTCCTATTCCTGTAATTACTGGCATAGGTCACGCTACCAATGAAACTGTTTCTGAGATGGTAGCTTATAAAAACGCGATTACCCCGAGTGAGCTTGCAGACTATCTCATGCAGCATTTTCATCGCTTTGCGCAACCAATAACAAATGCAGAAAAAGTATTGCAGCTGAAAACTAAACAACTCTTGCGTGAGAAAAACGAAGCTTTAGAAAGCACTATTAAATATTTTAGAATCTCAACCCTGAATATCGTTAAACATCATAAACAACAGACCTCTTCACTACTCATCTACCTGCTGCAACACAGTAAGTACCGTTTGGCCCACGTGCGAAGTACATTTAGACAAAATGAAAACCAGTTATTGGTTCAGACCAAACACGTTATCATTAACGGACAAAGTAATATCGGCCATTTAGCGCAACGGCTAAAAAGGGAGAACGTACATTTAGGAAAGCATTTTAAGAACAACCTGCTACAATTAAAGGACAGGCTTACCGCCCAAGTAGAATTAACCTCGACAGAAAATCAATCCGTGCTTAAGGACGCAGAACACCGTCTCTCTCTACAAAGTAAATCGTATTTACAGCTTAAGCAAAAAGACATAGGCAGCTGGGAACGTCACTTGTCTCTACTCGACCCCCATCAGGTACTTAAAAGGGGGTATAGTATTACACTTAAAGCAGGCAAGGCCATCACTGATGCATCAACGGTCAATATGGGAAACCAAATAAAAACTATTTTTGCCTTTGGAGAAGTTCAAAGTGAGGTTACCTTTGTAAAAGCAAGCAAAAAAACAGACACTCATGAGTAA
- a CDS encoding DUF5686 and carboxypeptidase regulatory-like domain-containing protein → MKPLFTLNLLFFIIYTTAAQTYLISGKIVDQQGNPIPFASVFKANTSVGTSANSDGYFKLKLTEPMTELVATAVGYHPKTIQANASIKDSLVIQLAMASYMLQEVVIGNTEDPAYAIIRQAIKKRSHHLNESGPYHAHVYIKGLQRLIKAPRKFLGVDIDEIGQEIGLDSNRQGIIYLSESESNITVNPPKDFKEKMISSKVSGDNRAFSFNRASELQLNFYENYQQIIEGLSNRPFVSPIADNAFSYYRYEYLGSSDEDGLIINKIKVIPKRPAEPLYKGDIYIVENDWRIHSVNLLLDKKSSINFVDSLNIKQLFTPITNDVWMPSNIQLDFKAGALGFHVGGYFTAIYQDYAFIDTIHKRTFKEALNISREVNKKDTDYWNGNRPIPLTMEEVNDYTFKDSLRQRRESKAYLDSIDQKNNRFKPLGFLLGGYNHRNRYKKEYSHFGGLLPSLLFNSVEGLAVNYQVNYSRQIDSTFNRYLRVGGRIRYGFANKRLHANVQANIPLNGHSLTFSGGRDVLDLNNRGSLPVLFNSLYTLFAGENYQKLYEKTFATAHWDYTLPGNVRLGLQAEWARRHWLPNATAFTFWDRNRQKLTSNNPLSPTTAVPLFEDNDAAKIDVNLSYNFSNRYETYPTGKRYLPSKYPTLSLHYTKGLKGILGSDVDYDLLTLSAYKSDIVLGMMGKLSFAAHAGKFLRNNTLFYPDYRHFNGNQILFVDQQLSSFLALDYYQFSTRSSFLEAHTEYNLAGLLTSKVPLLRKFKLEEIIGLHYLHTPELGDYGELHAGLQWKVLRVIYAHGRSNHSLLNGTNTIRIGLKLF, encoded by the coding sequence ATGAAGCCCCTTTTTACGCTCAACTTGCTCTTTTTTATTATCTATACAACAGCTGCTCAAACGTATCTAATCAGTGGAAAAATAGTCGATCAGCAAGGAAATCCCATTCCTTTTGCCAGTGTTTTTAAAGCCAATACAAGCGTAGGTACATCGGCTAACAGCGACGGTTACTTTAAACTAAAATTGACAGAACCAATGACAGAGCTGGTGGCTACTGCTGTAGGTTATCATCCAAAAACTATCCAGGCAAACGCATCTATTAAGGATTCGCTTGTTATCCAGCTTGCAATGGCATCGTACATGCTGCAAGAGGTGGTTATTGGTAATACCGAAGACCCCGCATATGCCATTATTCGTCAGGCCATAAAAAAGCGTTCCCATCACCTAAATGAATCAGGCCCATATCATGCGCATGTATATATTAAAGGCTTACAACGTTTAATAAAAGCCCCCAGGAAGTTTCTTGGTGTAGATATCGATGAAATAGGTCAAGAAATAGGCTTAGACTCCAATAGGCAAGGTATTATCTATTTATCAGAATCGGAATCGAACATTACCGTCAACCCTCCCAAAGATTTTAAAGAAAAAATGATCAGTTCAAAAGTTTCGGGAGATAATAGGGCTTTTAGCTTTAACAGAGCATCTGAGCTTCAACTAAATTTTTATGAAAATTACCAGCAGATTATCGAAGGGCTCAGCAACAGACCTTTTGTTTCACCTATTGCCGACAACGCCTTCTCGTATTACCGTTATGAGTACCTCGGTTCCTCAGATGAGGACGGTCTTATCATCAATAAAATCAAGGTTATTCCAAAAAGACCTGCAGAGCCGCTCTATAAAGGGGATATTTATATTGTAGAAAATGATTGGCGTATCCATAGCGTGAACTTGCTGCTCGACAAAAAGTCGAGTATAAACTTCGTTGACTCATTAAACATTAAGCAGTTATTCACGCCCATAACCAATGATGTATGGATGCCATCGAATATTCAATTGGATTTTAAGGCAGGGGCATTGGGCTTTCATGTGGGTGGTTACTTCACGGCCATTTATCAAGACTACGCGTTTATCGATACTATACATAAAAGAACATTCAAAGAAGCCTTGAACATCAGTCGGGAAGTCAACAAAAAAGATACAGATTATTGGAACGGCAATAGACCTATACCATTGACAATGGAAGAAGTAAACGATTATACTTTTAAAGATAGTCTACGCCAGCGACGTGAATCGAAAGCCTATCTCGACTCAATCGATCAGAAAAACAATCGTTTCAAACCCTTGGGTTTTCTTCTGGGAGGTTATAATCACCGCAACCGTTATAAAAAGGAGTATAGTCATTTTGGAGGCTTACTTCCTTCATTACTTTTCAATAGCGTCGAAGGTTTAGCGGTCAATTATCAGGTGAATTATTCCCGACAGATCGACAGCACCTTTAATCGTTACCTGCGTGTGGGTGGTCGGATTCGTTACGGTTTTGCGAATAAACGTCTCCATGCAAACGTCCAAGCTAACATCCCTTTAAACGGCCATAGCTTGACCTTTTCAGGTGGTCGCGATGTGTTAGACCTGAACAATCGCGGATCACTACCTGTGCTCTTTAATAGCTTGTACACCCTGTTTGCTGGCGAAAACTATCAGAAACTGTATGAAAAGACCTTCGCGACCGCACATTGGGACTATACACTACCAGGTAACGTCCGCCTAGGGCTACAGGCAGAATGGGCCCGCAGGCATTGGCTACCAAATGCTACAGCATTTACCTTTTGGGATCGTAACCGGCAGAAGCTAACATCAAACAATCCGCTCTCGCCAACTACAGCTGTTCCCCTCTTTGAGGATAATGATGCTGCAAAAATCGATGTTAATCTCAGCTATAACTTCTCCAACCGTTACGAGACATACCCAACCGGCAAACGGTATTTGCCATCAAAGTACCCTACACTTAGTTTACATTATACCAAAGGGCTAAAGGGGATATTAGGTTCGGACGTAGATTACGACCTATTGACACTGAGTGCTTATAAAAGCGATATTGTCCTAGGTATGATGGGTAAGCTTTCCTTTGCAGCTCACGCTGGAAAATTTCTCCGTAACAACACCTTATTTTACCCCGATTACAGGCATTTTAACGGCAACCAAATTTTATTTGTAGACCAACAGTTAAGCTCTTTCCTGGCACTGGATTACTATCAATTCAGCACAAGATCAAGTTTCCTTGAAGCTCATACCGAATATAATCTAGCCGGTTTATTAACCAGTAAAGTCCCGTTGTTACGAAAGTTCAAGCTGGAAGAGATCATTGGCTTACACTACTTACATACTCCTGAGTTAGGCGATTACGGCGAACTGCATGCGGGCCTGCAGTGGAAAGTGCTTCGTGTAATCTATGCACATGGCAGAAGTAATCACTCGCTATTGAACGGGACGAATACCATACGGATCGGGTTAAAATTATTTTAA
- a CDS encoding Crp/Fnr family transcriptional regulator, producing the protein MTYKIEDYFEKKTGHPSDEWGVFINKLTKKVVPKKTVLLAAGDIENYLAFIEQGSVRFYMKNAEGEENTFSFVFAGDFFSAYDSFLTRSPSTYFIETLTDTIVWQIGHVDLQDVYRNTKIGNTIGRLAAEDLFCKKIKRELSLLNETAEQRYYHLFKQRPEIIQHIPLKYIASYIGITPQALSRIRKRIS; encoded by the coding sequence ATGACTTATAAGATTGAAGATTATTTTGAAAAAAAAACAGGCCATCCTTCAGATGAATGGGGAGTTTTCATCAATAAACTCACTAAAAAAGTCGTTCCAAAAAAAACTGTTCTGCTTGCTGCGGGCGATATAGAAAACTACTTAGCGTTCATTGAGCAAGGGTCCGTACGCTTTTATATGAAGAATGCCGAAGGAGAGGAAAACACCTTTTCCTTTGTTTTTGCCGGCGATTTCTTCAGTGCTTATGATTCGTTTCTCACGAGAAGTCCATCTACCTATTTTATTGAAACCTTAACCGACACCATCGTCTGGCAGATCGGCCATGTTGATTTACAGGATGTTTATCGGAATACAAAGATTGGCAATACCATTGGCCGACTTGCAGCGGAAGATCTTTTCTGCAAAAAGATTAAACGGGAACTATCCCTTTTAAATGAAACTGCAGAACAACGCTATTACCACCTTTTCAAGCAGCGGCCGGAGATTATACAGCATATTCCGTTGAAATACATTGCTTCTTATATCGGTATTACACCGCAAGCCCTGAGCAGGATCAGAAAACGAATTTCTTAA
- a CDS encoding DinB family protein, whose product MNNPLIKNLVKQLQEVQDGDLWIDENFSKKIDHLEEDEALMRPIPEMHSVAEIISHLLEWRKSTIIKLNGGASTLTEKSPENWKSNDELKKIGWKQLKKDFYASQYNLIRLIEVKDDQFLAQKYLDTSYTYQYFLDGMIHHDCYHLGQIGIAIKLLKIQA is encoded by the coding sequence ATGAACAACCCTTTGATAAAAAATCTTGTAAAACAGCTTCAGGAAGTGCAGGACGGTGATCTATGGATTGATGAAAATTTCAGTAAAAAAATTGACCATTTAGAAGAAGATGAGGCCCTAATGAGACCCATACCTGAAATGCATAGTGTAGCCGAAATCATTTCTCACTTATTGGAATGGCGCAAGTCAACGATCATTAAATTAAATGGAGGGGCTAGCACGCTGACAGAAAAGAGCCCAGAAAATTGGAAATCTAATGATGAACTAAAGAAAATAGGATGGAAGCAATTGAAAAAAGACTTTTATGCTTCGCAGTATAATCTGATTCGTCTTATAGAAGTTAAGGATGATCAGTTTTTAGCGCAAAAATATCTTGACACGTCTTACACATATCAATATTTCCTAGACGGTATGATTCATCACGACTGTTATCACTTAGGGCAAATAGGTATTGCTATTAAACTATTGAAAATCCAAGCATAA
- the kbl gene encoding glycine C-acetyltransferase, protein MYKTLQPVLQKELADIEQAGLYKRERIIVSPQGADIKVQGDAEVVNFCANNYLGLSSHPTVIAAAKDAIDTYGYGMSSVRFICGTQDIHKELETKISQFLGTEDTILYAAAFDANGGVFEPLFTAEDAIISDELNHASIIDGVRLCKAQRFRYKNADMEDLEKQLIAAKDARHRIIVTDGAFSMDGVIAPLDKICDLADKYEALVMIDESHCTGFIGKTGRGTHEHFNVIDRVDIITGTLGKALGGASGGFTSGKKEIIDMLRQRSRPYLFSNTLAPAIAGASVAVLDMLSETTELRDQLEYNTKYFREQMTAAGFDIKPGFHPIVPVMLYDAKLAQKFAARMLEEGIYVIGFYYPVVPKEKARIRVQLSAAHNQTHLDKAIAAFTKVGKELGVIN, encoded by the coding sequence ATGTACAAAACACTTCAACCCGTATTACAGAAAGAGTTGGCCGATATAGAGCAGGCTGGTTTATATAAGCGTGAACGTATCATTGTTTCTCCACAGGGAGCAGATATAAAAGTTCAGGGTGATGCGGAAGTAGTAAATTTCTGCGCAAATAATTATTTGGGTCTATCTTCCCATCCAACGGTGATCGCCGCGGCAAAAGACGCAATTGATACGTATGGCTACGGTATGTCTTCTGTGAGATTTATCTGTGGCACGCAGGATATACATAAGGAACTGGAAACGAAGATTTCTCAGTTTTTGGGCACGGAAGATACGATTTTGTATGCAGCGGCTTTTGATGCAAACGGTGGAGTTTTTGAACCCTTATTTACAGCAGAAGACGCTATCATTTCTGATGAGTTGAACCATGCTTCGATTATTGATGGCGTTCGTTTGTGTAAAGCGCAACGTTTCCGCTATAAAAATGCAGATATGGAGGACTTGGAAAAGCAACTGATCGCGGCTAAAGATGCACGGCATCGCATTATTGTCACCGATGGTGCTTTTTCCATGGACGGTGTGATCGCTCCTCTTGACAAGATTTGCGACTTAGCTGATAAGTATGAGGCATTGGTAATGATTGATGAGTCTCACTGTACTGGTTTTATAGGAAAAACAGGTAGAGGTACACATGAACATTTTAATGTAATCGATAGGGTAGATATTATCACAGGTACCTTAGGTAAGGCGTTAGGCGGTGCATCAGGAGGTTTTACTTCCGGGAAAAAAGAAATTATAGATATGTTGAGACAGCGTTCAAGACCTTATCTGTTTTCCAATACATTAGCTCCTGCCATTGCTGGCGCTTCCGTTGCTGTGCTTGATATGCTAAGTGAGACAACCGAGCTGCGCGATCAATTGGAGTATAATACCAAATATTTCAGAGAGCAAATGACGGCTGCCGGTTTTGACATAAAACCAGGCTTCCATCCTATCGTGCCCGTAATGCTTTATGATGCAAAGTTGGCACAGAAATTTGCAGCCAGAATGTTGGAAGAAGGTATTTATGTTATAGGTTTTTACTACCCCGTGGTGCCAAAAGAGAAAGCCCGCATTCGTGTGCAGCTGTCAGCAGCCCACAATCAAACACATTTAGACAAAGCAATTGCCGCGTTTACTAAAGTAGGAAAGGAATTGGGGGTAATAAATTAG
- the pheS gene encoding phenylalanine--tRNA ligase subunit alpha: protein MSNIQEKIDHYTAELKNWKPTSAQEVEDFRLRFLVAKGILKNLFEEFKGVSNEEKRVLGKVLNGFKQAVEARFNEMKVKFGETQLSTKQNVSQDLTLPGPGFTIGGRHPLSLVRKEIVEIFKKLGFIVAEGPEIEDDWHNFTALNFPEEHPARDMQDTFFIRKQQGNDIALRTHTSSVQVRMMENGKPPFRAIMPGRVYRNEAISARAHCFFHQIEGLYIDEGVSFADLKQTLFHFVQELYGEGTKVRFRPSYFPFTEPSAEMDISCTICKGAGCNMCKYTGWVEILGCGMVDPNVLENSGIDSKKYTGFAFGMGIERIANLKYEIKDLRLFSENDIRFLRQFETEII from the coding sequence ATGAGTAATATACAAGAGAAAATAGATCACTATACCGCAGAGTTAAAAAACTGGAAACCAACATCTGCGCAGGAGGTGGAAGACTTTAGGTTAAGGTTCTTGGTGGCAAAGGGTATTCTGAAAAATTTGTTCGAAGAGTTTAAGGGAGTTTCGAATGAAGAAAAACGTGTGTTGGGGAAAGTGCTCAATGGGTTTAAACAAGCCGTAGAGGCAAGGTTTAACGAGATGAAAGTAAAATTTGGCGAAACACAATTGTCAACCAAACAAAATGTTTCACAGGACTTAACATTGCCTGGACCAGGATTTACTATTGGCGGCCGCCACCCACTTTCGTTGGTTAGAAAAGAGATTGTGGAGATTTTTAAAAAGCTTGGATTTATAGTTGCAGAGGGACCGGAGATTGAAGATGATTGGCATAATTTTACGGCACTGAATTTTCCAGAAGAACATCCTGCGCGCGATATGCAGGATACCTTTTTTATCCGGAAGCAACAAGGGAACGATATTGCATTGCGTACACATACTTCTTCGGTACAAGTTCGTATGATGGAAAATGGTAAACCGCCCTTCCGAGCAATTATGCCGGGAAGGGTTTATAGAAACGAGGCTATTTCTGCCCGAGCCCATTGTTTTTTCCACCAGATAGAGGGCTTGTATATAGATGAAGGGGTTTCGTTTGCTGACTTGAAGCAAACCCTTTTCCACTTTGTACAGGAGCTTTATGGAGAGGGTACCAAGGTGCGTTTCAGACCTTCTTATTTTCCCTTTACCGAGCCTTCGGCGGAGATGGATATTTCTTGTACTATCTGTAAGGGTGCAGGATGTAATATGTGTAAATACACAGGTTGGGTGGAGATTCTAGGTTGTGGGATGGTAGACCCCAATGTATTGGAAAATAGTGGTATAGACTCGAAAAAATATACAGGATTTGCTTTTGGGATGGGAATTGAGCGCATTGCCAACTTAAAATACGAAATTAAAGATTTAAGGTTGTTTTCAGAAAATGACATTCGTTTCCTAAGACAGTTCGAAACGGAAATTATTTAG
- a CDS encoding TetR/AcrR family transcriptional regulator — translation MEADKIKESIKRSAKELFRRYGYNKTSVNEIAKKAKIAKATIYKYFDSKEMVLHAILMDYIRVGVDDLIHNPSTETDQETYLSNLILKVSRLTYTICNEFIGWDFIRESANAQEYLKTLSDDLENLLISSFNESSVIDSRIPKENLVFLIKSSKSIVFSFAFTAVSVADVRKYFVSFQKELLPYLVKATVRNS, via the coding sequence ATGGAAGCAGATAAAATAAAAGAAAGCATTAAACGATCGGCCAAAGAGCTTTTTAGGCGTTACGGTTACAATAAAACCAGCGTAAATGAAATCGCGAAAAAAGCAAAAATTGCTAAAGCGACCATTTATAAATATTTTGACAGTAAAGAGATGGTGCTACATGCCATCCTAATGGATTATATACGCGTTGGTGTTGATGATTTAATTCATAACCCGAGTACGGAGACAGATCAGGAAACGTACTTAAGTAACCTTATCCTAAAGGTTAGTAGGCTGACTTACACCATTTGCAATGAGTTTATTGGATGGGATTTTATACGCGAATCAGCCAATGCGCAGGAGTACCTAAAAACACTCTCAGATGATTTGGAAAATTTACTGATCAGCTCTTTTAATGAAAGTAGCGTAATAGATTCCCGTATACCTAAGGAAAACCTAGTGTTCCTGATAAAATCAAGTAAGAGTATTGTTTTTTCTTTTGCTTTTACTGCAGTCAGTGTAGCCGACGTGCGCAAGTATTTTGTTTCTTTCCAAAAAGAATTGCTACCGTACCTTGTGAAAGCTACTGTAAGGAACAGTTAG
- a CDS encoding sodium:solute symporter, producing MSLIDWIVLCCTLIIIVGYGVFKSRGNKNIDGYLLGSKSLPWYHIGFSVMATQASAITFLSAPGLAYTSGMSFAQFYFGVPLAMIVLSITFVPIFHRMRVFTAYEYLEKRFDVKTRAFTAFLFLLQRGLSTGITIYAPSVILSSILQVNATYTTLLIGCIVIFYTVYGGTKAVSYTQLLQMGIIFIGLFLAGVMVVHLLPKDIGLVKALHIAGKSGRANAIDFSFDWNNQYTLWSGLIGGFFLQLSYFGTDQSQVGRYLTGSSIRDSRLGLLMNGLVKVPLQFLILMIGILVFAYYQYNQPPLFFNKVELKKIEQSPYQTELTKIKEDYASIFDEKQAQIDRLSAALDNDDKQTVNDVRQRLSAANEKTSTIRKELTDLMEKNDPKADTNDNNYIFLNFVTEKLPKGLIGLLIAIVFLASMGSTASALNSLASTTVVDIYKRFINDNGSDIKYLNVSRIMTFFWGVFSIIIALYASKLGNLLEAVNILGSLFYGTILGIFVVAFYLKYVQGTATFVAAILTEALVILCWKFDLMAFLWLNLVGCVFVVIIALMIQYIRNILGRPSELPNR from the coding sequence ATGAGTTTAATCGATTGGATAGTACTCTGCTGTACCCTTATAATAATTGTTGGCTATGGTGTTTTTAAAAGCCGTGGCAACAAAAACATTGATGGTTATCTATTAGGAAGTAAGTCGCTCCCATGGTATCATATAGGCTTTTCAGTGATGGCTACCCAAGCCAGTGCCATCACCTTTCTATCTGCGCCAGGTTTAGCATATACTTCGGGGATGAGTTTTGCACAATTCTATTTCGGAGTTCCGTTGGCAATGATTGTACTCAGCATCACTTTCGTACCTATATTCCATCGGATGCGCGTATTTACCGCGTATGAATATCTGGAAAAGCGATTCGATGTAAAAACGCGCGCCTTTACTGCTTTTCTATTTCTATTGCAAAGAGGCTTATCTACTGGTATTACTATCTACGCCCCTTCTGTTATATTGTCCAGTATATTACAGGTCAACGCAACCTATACCACACTACTTATTGGCTGTATTGTAATATTTTACACCGTTTATGGCGGTACAAAAGCCGTATCATATACGCAATTGCTTCAGATGGGCATCATTTTTATAGGACTGTTCCTAGCAGGCGTGATGGTTGTACACCTTTTACCGAAAGATATTGGCCTAGTCAAAGCCCTACATATTGCCGGGAAATCAGGCAGGGCAAATGCGATCGATTTCTCCTTTGATTGGAACAACCAATATACTTTATGGAGTGGACTAATAGGTGGTTTCTTTCTACAACTTTCTTATTTTGGCACAGACCAGAGTCAGGTAGGTCGATACCTCACAGGGTCTTCTATCCGTGATAGTCGATTAGGTCTACTAATGAATGGTTTGGTTAAGGTTCCTTTACAATTTTTGATTTTAATGATTGGCATATTGGTTTTTGCCTACTATCAATACAACCAACCACCACTGTTCTTTAATAAAGTGGAATTAAAGAAAATAGAGCAGAGTCCTTATCAAACTGAGCTCACCAAAATCAAAGAAGATTATGCTTCGATTTTCGATGAAAAGCAAGCGCAGATAGATCGTTTAAGCGCAGCATTGGATAATGATGACAAGCAAACCGTCAACGATGTACGACAACGGTTATCTGCTGCTAACGAAAAAACTTCAACCATTCGAAAAGAGTTGACAGACCTGATGGAAAAAAATGATCCAAAGGCCGATACAAACGATAACAACTACATATTCCTTAACTTTGTTACGGAAAAACTGCCAAAAGGGCTCATTGGTCTGCTCATTGCAATTGTTTTTCTAGCGTCCATGGGATCTACCGCCAGTGCGTTAAACTCCTTAGCCTCTACAACTGTGGTAGATATCTACAAACGGTTCATTAACGACAACGGTAGCGATATTAAGTACTTGAATGTTTCTAGAATAATGACGTTTTTTTGGGGCGTATTTTCTATCATTATTGCTTTGTATGCGAGCAAACTAGGCAATCTCCTAGAAGCCGTCAATATTTTAGGATCGCTCTTCTACGGTACCATCTTAGGCATATTCGTTGTCGCCTTTTACCTGAAATACGTCCAAGGAACAGCTACGTTCGTTGCTGCCATCCTTACAGAAGCGCTCGTTATTTTATGCTGGAAATTTGATCTGATGGCATTTTTATGGCTCAATTTGGTAGGTTGCGTTTTTGTCGTGATCATTGCTTTAATGATACAATATATCAGAAACATTTTAGGCCGGCCAAGCGAATTACCAAATCGGTAA